AGAGACGATGAGCGAGAGCGACGTCGAGACCATCGTTCAACGCGCCCGCGAGCACTACCCCGACGCCAAGCCGCGCATCATCTCGGACAACGGACCGCAGTTTATTGCCCGCGACTTCAAAGAGTTCATCCGACTCGCCGGTATGACCCACGTTCGCACTTCCCCCTACTACCCGCAATCGAACGGAAAAATCGAGCGCTTCAACGGCACGCTCAAAACTGGCTTGCGGGAGACTCTACCCACCAGTATCGACGAGGCTCGACGCATCACCGCCAAGCTCGTCGAGCACTACAATACCGTCCGCCTACACAGCGCCATCGGATACGTCACGCCAGCGGACAAGCTCGCGGGTCGCGAAAACGAGATCTTCGAGGCCCGTGATCGCAAACTTGAAACCGCACGCGCCGAGCGTGCACGCCGACGTCAGGAGGCTCGCGCAATAGCCGCCTAGCACTCCAGTCAGACCGCTTCCCGGAGTCACGTTCACGCTGAACCAAGACAGGGGCCTGTCCAGTCCGATCTCATAATGGATCAGAGCGAACGATGATCTTGCCCTCTGTAGAGGCTACTCCTCAAGGGAATCCTCCAAGAACTTGCGGTAGCGCTGCCGGGTGGGTCTGAGCTCGCCGGGGCGCGGGCTGTCGTGTTCCAGCAGGAATGCCTCCCAGCGTACGATGCGATCCTCGGTTCGCCCGGTGCGCTCATGGTAGCGAGCGATCCAGTCCTTGAGGGGTTGGTGATAGGGCCAGAAAACGGGAATGCGCAGATGGTATTCGATCCAGAACGTGTCTAGGCCAGGCCGGACCGGGATGGCGCGTGCTTGCGGCGTCGGAGTATAGCCACCAGCTTCCGCGAGCGGGTCGACATGTCGTCCGGTGCTGGTCACCGCGTCGACCAACACGAACGCCTCGGACAGCGGGGCATCGGGAGCAAACAGTTGCCATCCTTGCTGCATGCGCGTGTAGCCGACCACTGCTTGTGCCCACTCAGGCATGGGGTCGGGCTTGAAAACACGCGGGATCACACGCACCTCGAGACATAGTTGCATCGTGGCCACGATGACCAACAAGGCCACTAGGGTCTCGCGCGCGACCGTGACGTAACGACGCACCCGCTGCCGCAGGGGAGCCGCGTCATCCCGCGATCCTTGACGCGCAGGTCCCGCAGACGCTATCGCTTGTGCGGCGTATCCAGATAGACCCAGACGGTCCACTAGCCGGCTGAATTGGAAGCACATCCTGTTGCTCCCGTCGTACAGCACCTGCAGCCGGGGCCTGCTTCGAGCCCAACGTTCTACGGCCTGCCAGTCCTTGCTGCCGACTAGCAGCGTTGCGTAGACCATCATGACGTAGGAGAAGACCCCCAGGTTGGAGAGCAAGGCGATGCTGATGTGTAGGCCGCAGATCAGCGCGATCGCGATCCGCCTGGTCCAGGGTCGTCCGAAGGGAACCAGGATCAGCCAGGGCAAAGCCGCCTCCGCCAATAACGTACCGTACGTGAGAACGTACGACAGC
This genomic window from Pseudomonadota bacterium contains:
- a CDS encoding integrase core domain-containing protein — encoded protein: ETMSESDVETIVQRAREHYPDAKPRIISDNGPQFIARDFKEFIRLAGMTHVRTSPYYPQSNGKIERFNGTLKTGLRETLPTSIDEARRITAKLVEHYNTVRLHSAIGYVTPADKLAGRENEIFEARDRKLETARAERARRRQEARAIAA
- a CDS encoding lipase maturation factor family protein; the encoded protein is MEWFRRNYLSIDPRTLGFARIALALLLLADLGQRIGSVELWYSNSGLLPNHTGLWQPTRHRNFSLFWTCSHWPEALVLMLLIGIVYLGLLVGYRTRWCQVLTLLALVSLQSRVDLLTAGEGYALSNLVCWTVFLPLGRRFSVDAVLADLRLRSDLDDEHLAGARQPARDVGPVVSLAVLAVLVQLAVLYFFNAVTKDGPTWMEGTAVYYFWQQERILTVLGLWAREHAPLELSYVLTYGTLLAEAALPWLILVPFGRPWTRRIAIALICGLHISIALLSNLGVFSYVMMVYATLLVGSKDWQAVERWARSRPRLQVLYDGSNRMCFQFSRLVDRLGLSGYAAQAIASAGPARQGSRDDAAPLRQRVRRYVTVARETLVALLVIVATMQLCLEVRVIPRVFKPDPMPEWAQAVVGYTRMQQGWQLFAPDAPLSEAFVLVDAVTSTGRHVDPLAEAGGYTPTPQARAIPVRPGLDTFWIEYHLRIPVFWPYHQPLKDWIARYHERTGRTEDRIVRWEAFLLEHDSPRPGELRPTRQRYRKFLEDSLEE